A stretch of the Leptospiraceae bacterium genome encodes the following:
- a CDS encoding PAS domain-containing protein, giving the protein MLNLFDMQLTRYSLSMIFDFIFEISCFTALFLIPNKRIYTPYLSYYFLSGGIAALGYFLSHSLLHEVSSLGRLFVLSAMPINFHLFFLFLHVFNRRKFSYSVIIYTTLQIIFIIIVSVYIISRYISSEAFLDKEMDYYEFLPIGFIKQYLNYTLFMVSTAFLYSVYVFFSTRKVSILLLGLSFFVSNLLPALTFHFSNRSLYMLSLSIFHISGSFLLMMLYVNNIKEKTTFTLKVAGTSALIFLVIFNLLSFLLMEQRENMFFYPHLSSLTEKARLSLWEYKRFRSEMHGTASLLLIFGVGGFFTFIFAIPFFLYRTLVRPLDSLIGGIKEVNRGNYNTKLPVFVNDEIGHLTIFFNKMVHSINLSKKKQEFLNTKLEEQKQEYISLFNNLPVGVYRHIGGNRGKIVKANPAIIQIFGYSYESEVYRLFPKDIFLNIKERVSFIKLLKEKKQCYRQEVILRKKDNTPFYVAMTATLSFDEKIQNFVFDGILEDITAFKEAKDDLERATQEIMETNAAYQKFVPEQFLRYLDKSKITDIQLGDHKETQMSILFSDIRSFTSLSEKMSPKENFNFINSYLKRIGPLVRKYNGFIDKYIGDAIMALYPDTPDTALNSAIEMFEELHYYNLHREEQAYERISIGIGIHTGNMTLGIIGEANRLEGTVISDAVNLASRLESLTKKYNASIIISENTLELLQKKEKFLYRKIDRVQVKGKEKAVGVVEILNGNSRRIIDLKLATKSFFEKGIELYLSCRWDEARSSFQRVLEKDPKDKAAEIYIERIEKYRKLEIPGEWTGVEIFENK; this is encoded by the coding sequence GTGCTAAATTTATTTGATATGCAACTTACACGGTATTCCTTATCTATGATTTTCGATTTTATCTTCGAAATCTCCTGCTTTACTGCCCTTTTCTTAATACCTAATAAAAGAATTTACACGCCTTATCTGTCCTACTACTTTTTATCCGGGGGTATAGCTGCACTGGGCTATTTTCTCAGTCACAGTCTGCTCCATGAAGTAAGTTCTCTGGGCCGCCTGTTTGTTTTATCTGCAATGCCTATTAACTTCCATTTGTTCTTTTTATTTTTACATGTATTTAATCGAAGAAAATTTTCCTATTCGGTTATTATTTATACGACTTTACAAATTATATTTATTATAATAGTATCTGTGTACATAATTAGTCGATACATTTCGAGTGAGGCTTTTTTAGATAAGGAAATGGATTACTATGAATTCCTTCCTATCGGCTTCATTAAGCAATATTTAAATTACACATTGTTTATGGTTTCCACAGCTTTTCTTTACAGTGTCTATGTGTTTTTTTCTACTCGAAAAGTAAGCATTTTACTATTGGGTCTTTCCTTTTTTGTTTCCAATCTTCTTCCGGCTCTTACCTTTCATTTTTCCAATCGCTCTTTATATATGCTCAGTCTTTCAATCTTTCATATCAGTGGTTCCTTTCTCTTGATGATGTTATATGTAAATAATATAAAGGAAAAAACCACTTTTACTCTAAAAGTAGCCGGAACTTCCGCCCTTATTTTTCTTGTAATCTTTAATCTGCTTTCTTTTTTATTAATGGAACAGAGAGAAAATATGTTTTTCTATCCTCACCTATCTTCTCTTACAGAGAAAGCCCGATTATCTCTGTGGGAATATAAGCGGTTTAGAAGCGAAATGCATGGAACTGCTTCTTTGCTTTTGATTTTTGGAGTAGGTGGATTTTTCACTTTTATCTTTGCCATTCCCTTCTTTCTATACAGGACCCTGGTAAGACCCTTAGATTCCCTTATAGGCGGCATAAAGGAAGTGAACAGGGGAAATTATAATACCAAGCTTCCCGTTTTTGTGAATGATGAAATTGGACATCTAACGATATTTTTTAATAAAATGGTTCACTCTATCAACCTGTCCAAAAAGAAACAGGAATTTCTGAATACTAAATTGGAAGAACAAAAACAGGAATATATCTCTTTGTTTAATAACTTACCGGTAGGAGTATACCGACATATAGGCGGAAATCGCGGAAAAATTGTGAAAGCCAATCCGGCGATAATCCAAATTTTTGGATATTCCTATGAATCTGAGGTTTACAGACTTTTTCCGAAAGATATATTTTTAAATATAAAGGAAAGGGTAAGTTTTATCAAACTTTTAAAAGAGAAGAAACAATGTTACAGGCAGGAAGTGATATTAAGGAAAAAAGATAATACTCCTTTTTATGTAGCTATGACTGCCACTTTAAGTTTCGATGAGAAGATACAGAATTTTGTCTTCGATGGAATTCTTGAAGATATTACAGCCTTTAAGGAAGCAAAGGATGACTTAGAGAGAGCTACTCAGGAAATTATGGAAACCAATGCTGCCTACCAAAAATTTGTTCCGGAGCAGTTTCTTAGATATTTAGATAAATCTAAAATTACAGATATTCAATTAGGGGATCATAAGGAAACACAGATGAGTATTCTCTTTTCTGATATCCGTTCTTTTACAAGTCTTTCAGAAAAAATGAGCCCGAAAGAGAATTTTAACTTCATCAATTCTTATCTGAAGAGGATAGGACCCCTGGTTAGAAAATATAATGGTTTTATTGATAAGTATATAGGAGATGCCATTATGGCTTTGTATCCGGATACACCGGATACAGCACTCAATTCAGCTATTGAAATGTTCGAAGAATTGCACTACTATAATTTGCATAGAGAAGAGCAGGCTTACGAAAGAATATCTATCGGAATCGGTATTCACACGGGAAATATGACCTTAGGAATTATAGGAGAAGCAAATCGTTTGGAAGGAACTGTTATTTCTGACGCTGTGAATTTGGCTTCCAGGTTGGAAAGTTTGACTAAGAAGTATAACGCCTCTATTATTATTAGTGAAAATACCCTCGAACTCTTACAAAAGAAAGAAAAATTCTTATACAGAAAAATCGATAGAGTTCAGGTGAAAGGAAAGGAAAAAGCAGTAGGAGTTGTTGAAATTTTGAACGGGAATTCCAGAAGGATTATAGATTTAAAATTAGCTACGAAATCTTTTTTTGAAAAAGGTATAGAACTTTATCTTTCGTGTAGATGGGATGAGGCCCGTTCTTCTTTTCAAAGAGTTTTAGAAAAAGACCCAAAAGATAAAGCTGCTGAAATTTATATCGAGAGGATAGAAAAGTATAGAAAACTCGAAATTCCGGGTGAATGGACGGGGGTAGAGATTTTTGAAAATAAGTAA
- a CDS encoding class I SAM-dependent methyltransferase produces MQIKKQYSNKTYRTIEFGDYQYSGTDNKDRSVDYIFRLLPSDEFRGKKVLDLGCAAGAVLFRSLDFGIQKGLGVDFEPRRIEIGNQIIRDHNIPSLKLINQDLESFLQEKEELFDIVFLLNILHHFSKPLEILKQAIKWAQDWLIIEYPDSLRYKPVRYEINPEKETSISMEEIISELEKSRFRLIKQEISECENFAGGSRSLYLFQKFSS; encoded by the coding sequence TTGCAAATAAAGAAACAATATTCCAATAAGACCTACAGAACGATAGAGTTTGGTGATTATCAATACAGCGGAACGGATAATAAAGACCGAAGTGTCGATTATATCTTTCGTCTACTTCCCTCGGATGAATTCCGAGGAAAAAAAGTTCTGGATCTGGGTTGTGCTGCCGGAGCGGTGCTATTTCGTTCTTTAGATTTCGGTATCCAAAAAGGACTGGGGGTTGATTTTGAACCCAGGCGAATTGAAATTGGTAATCAAATCATCAGAGATCATAATATTCCATCTTTAAAGCTCATAAATCAGGATCTGGAATCATTTTTACAGGAAAAAGAAGAATTATTTGATATAGTTTTTCTCTTAAATATTCTCCATCATTTTTCCAAACCTCTCGAAATTTTAAAACAAGCTATTAAATGGGCACAGGACTGGCTTATCATCGAATATCCGGATTCTCTACGTTATAAGCCGGTTCGTTATGAAATTAACCCGGAAAAAGAGACTTCTATTTCTATGGAAGAAATAATTTCCGAGTTAGAGAAATCAAGATTCAGGTTAATCAAACAGGAAATCAGCGAGTGCGAAAATTTTGCAGGTGGTAGTAGAAGTTTATACTTGTTTCAAAAGTTTTCGTCTTAG
- a CDS encoding mechanosensitive ion channel family protein, with translation MNHIKQWLEFLTGVSPDNQHRLIASFLILVFFGFLRFVITRIIWRKVEDVQVRYRWKNITTYLFYTIVLLLVGRVWFKGFDSIATVLGLFSAGLAFALQDLVKSIAGWIFILWRRPFVVGDRIEIAKMKGDVIDVRLFQFSLLEIGNRIGAEQSTGRVIHIPNAIVFTESTANYTSGFAYIWNEIDVLLTFESDWKKAKSILQKIAEKHAEGVNKHAAEKIREASKKYMIYYSNLSPKVYTNVKDSGVLLSLRYLTEPRKKRNSEEHIWEEILTEFSPHPDIDFAYPTQRIYYNPKEKKKGNGN, from the coding sequence ATGAATCATATAAAGCAATGGTTAGAATTCTTAACCGGTGTAAGCCCGGATAATCAGCATAGATTGATAGCCAGTTTCCTGATACTGGTTTTTTTCGGGTTTCTCAGGTTTGTAATTACGAGAATTATATGGCGAAAAGTAGAAGATGTACAAGTTCGCTATCGCTGGAAGAATATTACCACCTACTTGTTTTATACCATTGTTCTTTTATTGGTAGGTCGAGTATGGTTCAAGGGATTTGATTCTATTGCTACTGTTCTTGGATTATTTTCTGCGGGTCTCGCTTTTGCCTTACAGGATCTCGTCAAATCGATTGCCGGCTGGATATTTATCCTCTGGAGGAGACCCTTTGTCGTGGGGGATAGAATTGAAATTGCGAAAATGAAAGGAGACGTGATTGATGTTCGCCTGTTTCAATTTTCTCTTTTAGAAATCGGAAACCGCATTGGTGCTGAACAAAGTACCGGTAGAGTCATCCACATTCCCAACGCAATCGTTTTTACCGAATCCACTGCAAACTATACCAGCGGTTTTGCTTATATATGGAACGAAATCGATGTATTACTTACGTTTGAGAGTGATTGGAAGAAGGCCAAATCTATTTTACAAAAGATTGCAGAAAAACACGCGGAGGGAGTAAACAAACATGCCGCCGAAAAGATCCGGGAAGCCAGTAAAAAATACATGATTTATTATTCAAACTTAAGTCCGAAGGTTTATACAAATGTAAAAGATAGCGGCGTGCTTCTAAGTCTTCGCTATCTCACAGAACCACGAAAGAAACGAAACTCCGAAGAACATATATGGGAAGAAATCCTAACCGAATTTTCTCCGCATCCGGATATTGACTTTGCCTACCCTACACAAAGAATATATTATAATCCTAAAGAAAAGAAAAAAGGGAATGGTAATTAG